The Rhizoctonia solani chromosome 4, complete sequence genome contains a region encoding:
- a CDS encoding heat shock protein HSP104 family protein — translation MNFDFTDKTETTIAAAVQSAKDHANAQVTPFHIANALLNEGSGVADNAAGTSLFASVIAKAGGDIASVNRAIQKQLVRLPSQDPPPDETTFSSATVKVLREAQSIQKDMHDSYIAQDHLILSLVKDSGVIALLKEANLTPAAIKTATQATRGNRRVDSKNAEQGFDALTKYAVDLTALAEEGKIDPVIGRDNEIRRVVRILCRRTKNNPVLIGEPGVGKTAIAEGLAQRIVKRDVPASLLGRLFSLDMGALMAGAKYKGEYEERIKSVLSEIEKKGEEGVGIILFIDELHLIMAGSGNSSGGIDAANLLKPLLARGKLRCIGATTYAEYRQYIEKDAALERRFAQVIVNEPSVPDTISILRGIRERYEVHHGVRILDPALIQAAVLAHRYLTSRRLPDSAIDLVDEACASVRVTRETSPEEIDKLERKKLELEIEIHALEREKDTASKERLTIAKKAIADLEDRLQPMKAAYENEKRRGNELNEIRKKIDELRAKADDAERRYDITTASDLRYYAIPDLQKRLEALERKKESEEPSANDAVTPEAIAEIVSRWTSIPVTRLMSTEREKLLRMEKILSESVVGQPEAVKAVANAIRLSRSGLANKNRPIASFLMAGPSGTGKTLLSKTLATLLFDSPDAMIRIDGSEYSEKHSISRLIGAPPGYIGHDSGGQLTEYVRRKPYSIVLIDEIEKASREFVTLFLQVLDDGRLTDGQGRIVDFRNTVVIMTSNLGAAYLNDMGEGPVRPEARNLVMGAIQAHFPPEFVNRIDEVIVFRTLSRGNVMKIVDIRLKELEERIADRKLKINIDPEAKHYLGSIGYSPIYGARPLNRVIQQELLNPLSVLILEERIRDGEVVNVKFDGPHNRLHIVPNHEGTGAQYDDMMDYDDDVEIEEMD, via the exons ATGAATTTTGACTTTACCGACAAGACTGAAACTACCATTGCC GCTGCGGTTCAGTCGGCCAAGGACCACGCCAACGCTCAAGTTACTCCCTTCCACATTGCTAATGCGCTACTCAACGAAGGGAGTGGTGTTGCCGACAACGCGGCTGGTACATCTCTGTTTGCATCAGTGATTGCTAAAGCTGGTGGCGATATT GCCTCCGTAAACCGTGCAATCCAGAAGCAACTAGTGCGATTACCTTCTCAAGACCCACCTCCAGATGAAACGACATTCAGCTCAGCGACTGTGAAGGTACTTCGGGAGGCACAGAGTATACAAAAGGACATG CATGATTCGTATATTGCACAGGACCATCTCATCCTCTCTCTCGTCAAGGACTCCGGAGTTATCGCCTTGCTGAAAGAAGCAAATCTTACCCCTGCCGCGATCAAGACTGCTACACAAGCAACTCGAGGAAACCGTCGGGTTGATAGCAAGAATGCCGAGCAAGGCTTCGATGCGCTCACCAAGTATGCGGTTGACCTGACCGCACTGGCTGAAGAGGGCAAAATTGATCCCGTCATTGGACGCGACAACGAAATTCGGCGAGTTGTCCGCATCTTGTGTCGACGAACAAAGAACAACCCCGTTCTTATCGGCGAGCCTGGTGTCGGAAAGACTGCCATCGCAGAGGGTCTGGCTCAACGCATTGTGAAGCGTGATGTTCCCGCATCCTTGCTTGGACGACTGTTCAGCTTGGACATGGGTGCATTGATGGCTGGCGCCAAATACAAGGGTGAATACGAGGAGCGGATCAAGTCTGTATTGAGCGAGATCGAGAAGAAGGGAGAGGAGGGCGTTGGAATCATTCTTTTCATCGACGAGTTGCACCTGATCATGGCTGGTAGTGGAAATTCGAGTGGCGGAATCG ATGCTGCGAATCTTCTGAAACCTCTACTTGCTCGCGGCAAACTTCGTTGTATCGGTGCGACGACCTATGCTGAATACCGTCAGTACATCGAGAAGGATGCGGCGCTCGAGCGTCGGTTCGCCCAGGTCATCGTCAACGAGCCATCCGTTCCCGACACCATTAGTATTCTCCGTGGTATTCGGGAACGATACGAAGTTCACCATGGTGTTCGAATCCTCGACCCCGCGCTTATTCAAGCGGCTGTCCTCGCACACCGATACTTGACCAGCCGCCGTCTCCCCGACTCGGCGATTGACCTGGTCGATGAGGCCTGCGCAAGCGTTAGGGTCACCCGCGAAACGAGCCCCGAGGAGATTGACAAACTGGAGCGCAAGAAACTCGAGCTAGAGATTGAAATTCATGCTCTTGAG CGCGAAAAAGATACTGCGAGCAAGGAGCGTCTAACTATTGCCAAGAAAGCCATTGCAGACCTCGAAGATCGTCTCCAACCTATGAAGGCCGCTTACGAGAACGAGAAGCGCCGCGGCAATGAGCTCAACGAGATTCGCAAGAAGATAGATGAGCTTAGGGCCAAGGCAGACGACGCTGAGCGGCGCTACGATATTACTACTGCCTCTGATTTAAGATACTATGCTATCCCTGACCTCCAAAAGCGGCTCGAAGCCCTCGAACGCAAGAAGGAAAGCGAAGAGCCTTCAGCCAACGACGCAGTCACTCCTGAAGCCATTGCCGAAATTGTCTCTCGCTGGACCTCAATCCCCGTTACCCGCCTAATGTCAACCGAACGCGAGAAACTATTGCGTATGGAAAAGATCCTTTCGGAGAGTGTCGTCGGCCAACCCGAGGCTGTCAAGGCTGTCGCGAATGCGATTCGTCTCTCTCGCAGCGGCTTGGCAAACAAAAACCGCCCCATTGCTTCGTTCCTCATGGCCGGTCCATCCGGTACTGGTAAAACGCTACTGAGTAAAACA CTGGCAACTCTGCTCTTCGACTCACCTGATGCCATGATCCGTATTGACGGCAGCGAATATTCCGAAAAGCACTCCATCTCTCGACTTATCGGTGCACCTCCGGGTTACATCGGCCATGACTCCGGAGGACAGCTCACCGAGTATGTGCGACGCAAGCCATACAGTATTGTCCTCATCGACGAGATCGAGAAGGCTTCTCGTGAATTTGTTACGCTATTCCTGCAAGTCCTCGACGATGGTCGCCTAACTGATGGACAGGGTCGCATTGTTGACTTCCGTAATACGGTCGTCATCATGACTTCTAACCTTGGGGCAGCGTACCTAAACGATATGGGTGAGGGTCCTGTCAGGCCCGAGGCACGCAACCTTGTCATGGGCGCAATCCAAGCCCACTTCCCGCCCGAGTTTGTCAACCGTATCGACGAGGTTATCGTCTTC CGCACTCTGTCTCGCGGAAACGTGATGAAAATCGTTGACATTCGCCTCAAGGAGCTCGAAGAGCGCATCGCGGATCGCAAGTTGAAAATCAATATCGACCCGGAAGCCAAGCATTACCTTGGTTCTATTGGCTACTCACCCATCTATGGTGCTCGCCCGCTAAATCGCGTGATTCAGCAAGAGTTGCTCAATCCACTCTCGGTCTTGATACTCGAAGAGCGTATCCGAGATGGCGAGGTAGTCAATGTCAAGTTCGATGGACCTCATAACCGTCTCCACATCGTACCTAATCACGAGGGGACTGGGGCTCAGTACGATGACATGATGGATTACGACGATGATGTTGAGATTGAAGAAATGGACTAA